One part of the Kryptolebias marmoratus isolate JLee-2015 linkage group LG13, ASM164957v2, whole genome shotgun sequence genome encodes these proteins:
- the ubl3a gene encoding ubiquitin-like protein 3a — protein MTGSTLADMINLRLILVSGKTKEFLFSPNDSAADIAKHVYDNWPMDWEEEQVSSPNILRLIYQGRFLHGNVTLGALKLPLGRTTVMHLVARETLPEPNSQGQRNREKTGESNCCVIL, from the exons ATAAACCTACGACTTATTTTAGTCAGCGGAAAGACGAAAGAGTTCCTCTTCTCTCCCAACGACTCAGCAGCCGACATCGCCAAACATGTTTATGACAACTGGCCAATGG ACTGGGAAGAGGAGCAGGTCAGCAGTCCAAACATCCTGAGGCTCATCTACCAGGGACGTTTTCTACACGGCAACGTAACACTAGGAG CTCTGAAGCTGCCCCTGGGGAGGACCACAGTGATGCATTTAGTTGCCAGAGAGACTTTGCCTGAGCCAAATTCCCAAG GTCAAAGGAATAGAGAGAAGACCGGGGAGAGTAACTGCTGTGTCATTCTGTAA
- the LOC108236934 gene encoding olfactory receptor 6N1-like produces the protein MSMVQEDENSTQVQVSEFFIVGFPSLQHQYFHLAAWFFFILYVTTVFGNLVLVVVFALERNLQKPMYIVMVSLAFSDIGKCFTTVALPKLIARYWWNDGRIAFHTCLFQLHMIHYFGSLNSLILLTMAVDRYLAISFPLRYPMVMTIPTMTGLTVVCWVTAHIFPGVATISFSKISFCGPNQILQAFCDTTSLLALVCGEASNLYTPSYISAMFILYVPLGFIIFSYVCIVITVLQMVSGQGRRKTFSTCTTQGFIISIYYIPRFFVYTAPYIPNFQMTHDIRMATVFFYSFFPPLINPFIYCLRTKEIQEIFRHWIQKHKAVKTNPGQNVAVPESH, from the exons ATGAG TATGGTTCAAGAGGATGAAAACAGCACGCAAGTGCAAGTGTCAGAGTTTTTTATTGTGGGCTTTCCAAGTCTCCAGCATCAGTATTTTCACCTAGCGGCATGGTTCTTCTTCATCCTTTATGTGACCACAGTTTTTGGCAATCTGGTACTGGTTGTAGTTTTTGCTTTGGAGCGCAACCTTCAGAAGCCTATGTATATCGTCATGGTCAGCCTGGCTTTCTCAGACATtggtaaat GTTTTACCACAGTTGCTTTACCTAAACTCATTGCTCGCTACTGGTGGAATGATGGGAGAATTGCCTTTCACACATGCCTCTTTCAGTTGCACATGATCCACTATTTTGGCAGCTTAAACTCTCTGATTTTGCTGACCATGGCTGTGGACCGATACCTGGCCATCTCTTTTCCTCTCAG ATACCCCATGGTGATGACAATCCCAACCATGACAGGCCTGACAGTCGTCTGCTGGGTCACGGCACACATCTTTCCTGGTGTTGCCACCATCAGCTTTTCTAAAATTTCGTTTTGTGGCCCCAATCAGATCCTACAGGCCTTTTGTGACACCacgtctttacttgctctagtGTGTGGGGAGGCAAGCAATCTGTACACCCCCTCCTACATTTCAGCCATGTTTATTCTTTATGTTCCTTTAGGCTTCATCATCTTCTCTTACGTTTGCATTGTTATCACAGTCTTGCAGATGGTCAGTGGACAG GGCAGAAGGAAGACCTTTTCCACCTGTACCACCCAGGGATTTATCATATCTATCTACTACATACCTCGCTTTTTTGTCTACACTGCACCATACATTCCTAACTTTCAAATGACTCACGACATACGAATGGCTACAGTTTTTTTCTACAGCTTTTTCCCTCCGCTGATAAACCCGTTCATTTACTGTCTCAGAACCAAAGAGATCCAGGAAATATTCAGGCACTGGATCCAGAAACATAAAGCCGTTAAGACTAACCCTGGACAAAATGTAGCTGTCCCTGAATCACACTGA
- the LOC108236935 gene encoding olfactory receptor 6N1-like: MSMVQEDENSTQVQVSEFFIVGFPSLQHQYFHLAAWFFFILYVTTVFGNLVLVVVFALERNLQKPMYIVMVSLAFSDIGKCFTTVALPKLIARYWWNDGRIAFHTCLFQLHMIHYFGSLNSLILLTMAVDRYLAISFPLRYPMVMTIPTMTGLTVVCWVTAHIFPGVATISFSKISFCGPNQILQAFCDTGSLVALVCGEASNLYTPSYISAMFILYVPLGFIIFSYVCIVITVLRMVSGQGRRKTFSTCTTQGFIISIYYIPRFFVYSAPYIPNFRMTHDIRMATVFFYSFFPPLINPFIYCLRTKEIQEIFRHWIQKHKAVKTNPGQNVAVPESH; the protein is encoded by the exons ATGAG TATGGTTCAAGAGGATGAAAACAGCACGCAAGTGCAAGTGTCAGAGTTTTTTATTGTGGGCTTTCCAAGTCTCCAGCATCAGTATTTTCACCTAGCGGCATGGTTCTTCTTCATCCTTTATGTGACCACAGTTTTTGGCAATCTGGTACTGGTTGTAGTTTTTGCTTTGGAGCGCAACCTTCAGAAGCCTATGTATATCGTCATGGTCAGCCTGGCTTTCTCAGACATtggtaaat GTTTTACCACAGTTGCTTTACCTAAACTCATTGCTCGCTACTGGTGGAATGATGGGAGAATTGCCTTTCACACATGCCTCTTTCAGTTGCACATGATCCACTATTTTGGCAGCTTAAACTCTCTGATTTTGCTGACCATGGCTGTGGACCGATACCTGGCCATCTCTTTTCCTCTCAG ATACCCCATGGTGATGACAATCCCAACCATGACAGGCCTGACAGTCGTCTGCTGGGTCACGGCACACATCTTTCCTGGTGTTGCCACCATCAGCTTTTCTAAAATTTCGTTTTGTGGCCCCAATCAGATCCTACAGGCCTTTTGTGACACCGGGTCTTTAGTTGCTCTAGTGTGTGGGGAGGCAAGCAATCTGTACACCCCCTCCTACATTTCAGCCATGTTTATTCTTTATGTTCCTTTAGGCTTCATCATCTTCTCTTACGTTTGCATTGTTATCACAGTCTTGCGGATGGTCAGTGGACAG GGCAGAAGGAAGACCTTTTCCACCTGTACCACCCAGGGATTTATCATATCTATCTACTACATACCTCGCTTTTTTGTCTACTCTGCACCATACATCCCTAACTTTCGAATGACTCACGACATACGAATGGCTACAGTTTTTTTCTACAGCTTTTTCCCTCCGCTGATAAACCCGTTCATTTACTGTCTCAGAACCAAAGAGATCCAGGAAATATTCAGGCACTGGATCCAGAAACATAAAGCCGTTAAGACTAACCCTGGACAAAATGTAGCTGTCCCTGAATCACACTGA